One part of the Epinephelus fuscoguttatus linkage group LG12, E.fuscoguttatus.final_Chr_v1 genome encodes these proteins:
- the LOC125898185 gene encoding uncharacterized protein LOC125898185 produces MPSRNHLDKIGRKKKKKWTEEAMERALIEVKSGRCTVRQAAKEFGVPKSSLGDRVSGRVTPGSRSGPAQLITSADEELLVEFSIYMSKHGFPLTKQQLVSFASSIYKRQHRRVAFSKLGQTWWLNFRKRQEKNITIQPADNVVRGRTVCVRKEAVDQFFHLLSTVVDAHGLRDRPHQIFNCNETGFQLGRKRVILPKSASLGYKPMPGSRDHISVLACFSAAGEDIPPFIIYSKAYPGGVCYKTQGPPNALYGWSDSGCINSDLFKKWFLKHFLLHAPKERPLLLIFDGHKSPVNLEVVEAARKEEVILLCLPPHCSHILQPLDAGVFVLLKQRFAALIGDGCATDTHFSVSKKEFSGVFKGTYHVVKEEEGVRIVKEGFRKCGIYPPNHFAINEGHLMPSHSMGPAAGPSLSTSAQVMHTVGDLTTAGPSS; encoded by the coding sequence ATGCCATCAAGAAATCATCTTGACAAAATcgggaggaagaagaaaaagaaatggacaGAGGAGGCCATGGAACGCGCACTGATCGAGGTGAAGTCAGGAAGGTGTACGGTGAGACAGGCTGCCAAAGAGTTTGGGGTCCCTAAATCCTCACTGGGGGACAGAGTCAGTGGAAGGGTGACACCAGGGAGTCGCAGTGGGCCAGCTCAGCTTATAACATCTGCCGACGAGGAGCTGTTGGTGGAATTCTCTATATACATGTCCAAGCATGGATTCCCACTGACCAAGCAACAGCTGGTGTCCTTTGCCTCATCCATTTATAAGCGGCAGCATCGGAGGGTTGCGTTTTCTAAACTAGGTCAGACCTGGTGGCTCAATTTTAGAAAAAGGCAAGAAAAGAATATTACCATTCAGCCAGCAGACAATGTTGTCCGTGGGAGGACGGTATGTGTGAGAAAGGAAGCAGTGGATCAGTTTTTTCATTTACTGAGCACTGTCGTGGACGCTCATGGGCTCAGAGACAGGCCTCATCAAATCTTCAACTGCAATGAGACGGGCTTTCAGCTCGGCAGGAAGAGGGTGATTCTCCCCAAATCTGCCAGTCTGGGCTATAAGCCAATGCCAGGCTCGAGGGACCATATCTCTGTTCTGGCTTGCTTCAGCGCAGCTGGAGAGGACATTCCTCCATTTATTATCTATTCAAAGGCATACCCAGGGGGGGTATGTTACAAGACTCAAGGGCCTCCAAATGCCCTCTATGGATGGTCAGACTCTGGGTGTATCAACTCGGACCTTTTCAAGAAATGGTTCCTCAAACACTTCCTCCTGCACGCACCAAAGGAGCGTCCGCTGCTGCTTATTTTTGACGGCCACAAGTCTCCTGTGAACCTTGAGGTGGTGGAAGCAGCTCGTAAAGAGGAAGTCATCCTCCTGTGCCTCCCACCTCATTGCTCTCACATCCTGCAGCCACTCGACGCGGGTGTCTTTGTTCTCCTGAAGCAGCGTTTTGCAGCACTCATAGGTGATGGTTGTGCCACTGATACTCACTTTTCGGTCAGCAAGAAGGAGTTCTCAGGTGTGTTTAAAGGGACGTATCACGtagtgaaggaggaggagggtgtcaGGATTGTGAAGGAAGGCTTTAGGAAATGTGGCATCTACCCGCCAAACCACTTTGCCATCAACGAGGGTCATTTAATGCCATCGCACAGCATGGGCCCAGCAGCTGGACCCTCCTTGTCCACATCAGCACAGGTGATGCACACTGTAGGAGACCTCACCACAGCTGGACCCTCCTCCTAA
- the si:dkey-125i10.3 gene encoding A-kinase anchor protein 200 isoform X1, whose protein sequence is MSKDVNRYKVFQTTRVRKALKNDGCWIHKSKEEEEEQDKARTDPDVETKPASVRQNSYVLSTAKKFESLDSPVRPPFQKLQFAPSEGNSSNQANGEVIPPQKDAQPEGSTVETTDDAKPQAPREELIQNGGTQPEKSDANTTVENNQEHAAVDPANVEHNDGAAKVSAEVHVAECVQNGDAQPGSSTSPETVSPVEPAEQPVTNTTADVSVEDPVAEPCAAAVTEENKATAEVPVVPAVELKPQEEPSTKTESVGLYITHLKDTGVESVQPAEVSCEKCPPEQAGEKIVEAVAEVVVKSSPDTADVVSATPGKEPALQNGVDAVAEVAVAPANPAVAHASGEEAAPQASAEAVAEVVLKSSSDTSDEVSATPGKEAAAPLNSGEAVAEVAVVPETPDVTHTAGEEADPENGVEAVTEVLLKSSPDTCTGINATPGEEAAAPPNSGEAVAEVTVESSPETPVGGAAGEEPMYEVILEPVPEFAGEPVSELPSQSATETATEGTCEKGPPQQTAQETVEAVGDVAVKSSPETPAVTGATEEEAALQVSVNPVPDLVADTTKPAAETAVKSVDCEVEPAAPAEPVFQTRTEEVVECEVQPVDNTVVEQSVEPTPESAADRVGVLDAVKPVTDAEAVPDKFSDRPIELSEALNGELPKTEAAALPLKDPDQSHTEETKLNQHSDGTKTSEMFQKPRKTLQYSPSLYKTRCTKVCSICLKTFDGNIKLHLSDPAVTCHPECLKCGVCDRALGDLLTPMFLHDQVVKCGTCFAAALSA, encoded by the exons ATCACTTGATTCTCCCGTGAGACCTCCCTTCCAAAAGCTGCAATTTGCTCCATCTGAAGG cAATTCATCTAATCAGGCAAATGGTGAAGTTATTCCTCCCCAAAAAGATGCTCAGCCTGAGGGGTCAACAGTGGAGACCACAGACGATGCAAA GCCCCAAGCACCCAGAGAAGAACTTATCCAAAATGGTGGGACACAACCTGAGAAGTCAGACGCCAACACAACTGTTGAAAACAATCAGGAACATGCTGCAGTTGACCCGGCCAATGTAGAACACAATGACGGGGCTGCTAAGGTCTCTGCAGAGGTTCATGTTGCAGAATGTGTCCAAAATGGTGACGCACAGCCAGGTTCTTCAACAAGTCCTGAGACTGTGTCTCCTGTGGAGCCAGCTGAGCAACCAGTTACCAACACAACTGCAGATGTTTCCGTGGAAGACCCTGTTGCAGAACCCTGTGCTGCAGCTGTCACAGAGGAGAATAAAGCAACCGCTGAAGTCCCTGTAGTGCCTGCAGTCGAACTGAAACCTCAAGAGGAGCCTTCAACCAAAACAGAATCAGTAGGCCTATATATAACACATTTGAAGGATACAGGAGTAGAATCTGTTCAACCTGCAGAGGTTAGCTGTGAGAAATGTCCTCCAGAGCAGGCTGGAGAAAAAATCGTTGAAGCTGTAGCTGAGGTTGTGGTGAAGTCATCGCCTGACACAGCTGATGTGGTTAGTGCAACACCAGGAAAAGAGCCTGCTCTCCAAAATGGTGTTGATGCAGTGGCTGAGGTTGCTGTGGCACCTGCAAACCCTGCTGTGGCACATGCATCAGGAGAAGAGGCTGCTCCCCAAGCCAGTGCTGAAGCTGTAGCTGAGGTTGTGCTAAAGTCATCATCTGACACGAGTGACGAAGTTAGTGCAACACCAGGAAAAGAAGCTGCTGCTCCTCTAAACAGTGGTGAAGCTGTAGCTGAGGTTGCCGTGGTGCCTGAGACCCCTGATGTGACACATACAGCAGGAGAAGAGGCTGATCCCGAAAATGGTGTTGAAGCTGTAACTGAGGTTTTGCTAAAGTCATCACCTGACACATGTACTGGAATTAATGCAACGCCAGGAGAAGAAGCTGCAGCTCCCCCAAACAGTGGTGAAGCTGTAGCTGAAGTTACTGTGGAGTCATCACCTGAGACCCCTGTAGGTGGTGCAGCAGGAGAAGAGCCTATGTATGAAGTTATTCTGGAACCCGTCCCTGAGTTTGCGGGAGAACCTGTGTCCGAATTACCCTCTCAATCTGCTACTGAAACTGCTACAGAGGGGACTTGTGAGAAAGGTCCTCCACAACAGACTGCTCAGGAAACTGTTGAAGCTGTGGGTGATGTTGCTGTGAAGTCATCACCTGAGACCCCTGCTGTAACTGGTGCAACAGAAGAAGAGGCTGCTCTCCAAGTCAGTGTGAACCCAGTCCCTGACTTGGTGGCAGATACTACCAAACCTGCTGCTGAAACTGCAGTCAAGTCTGTAGATTGTGAAGTTGAGCCTGCAGCTCCAGCAGAGCCAGTTTTTCAGACCAGAACCGAAGAGGTAGTTGAGTGTGAAGTCCAGCCTGTTGACAACACTGTTGTCGAGCAAAGTGTTGAGCCAACACCTGAGAGTGCAGCAGATCGTGTGGGGGTGTTGGATGCTGTTAAACCAGTAACAGATGCTGAAGCTGTTCCGGATAAATTCTCTGACAGACCCATCGAACTGTCCGAAGCATTAAATGGGGAACTACCAAAAACCGAAgctgctgctctgcctctgaaaGATCCAGATCAATCTCACACTGAAGAGACCAAGCTGAACCAACACTCTGATGGTACCAAGAC CTCTGAGATGTTTCAAAAGCCCAGGAAGACGCTGCAATACTCACCAAGTCTGTACAAGACCAG GTGTACCAAGGTGTGTTCAATCTGTCTCAAAACATTTGATGGGAATATCAAGCTCCACCTCAGTGACCCCGCGGTGACCTGTCACCCAGAATGCCTAAAG tgtggtgtGTGCGACAGGGCCCTGGGAGATTTGCTGACCCCCATGTTCTTGCATGACCAAGTGGTCAAATGTGGCACCTGCTTTGCAGCAGCTCTCAGTGCCTGA
- the si:dkey-125i10.3 gene encoding microtubule-actin cross-linking factor 1, isoforms 6/7 isoform X2, whose amino-acid sequence MMAVGSINQKRRRKSRTKQDPDVETKPASVRQNSYVLSTAKKFESLDSPVRPPFQKLQFAPSEGNSSNQANGEVIPPQKDAQPEGSTVETTDDAKPQAPREELIQNGGTQPEKSDANTTVENNQEHAAVDPANVEHNDGAAKVSAEVHVAECVQNGDAQPGSSTSPETVSPVEPAEQPVTNTTADVSVEDPVAEPCAAAVTEENKATAEVPVVPAVELKPQEEPSTKTESVGLYITHLKDTGVESVQPAEVSCEKCPPEQAGEKIVEAVAEVVVKSSPDTADVVSATPGKEPALQNGVDAVAEVAVAPANPAVAHASGEEAAPQASAEAVAEVVLKSSSDTSDEVSATPGKEAAAPLNSGEAVAEVAVVPETPDVTHTAGEEADPENGVEAVTEVLLKSSPDTCTGINATPGEEAAAPPNSGEAVAEVTVESSPETPVGGAAGEEPMYEVILEPVPEFAGEPVSELPSQSATETATEGTCEKGPPQQTAQETVEAVGDVAVKSSPETPAVTGATEEEAALQVSVNPVPDLVADTTKPAAETAVKSVDCEVEPAAPAEPVFQTRTEEVVECEVQPVDNTVVEQSVEPTPESAADRVGVLDAVKPVTDAEAVPDKFSDRPIELSEALNGELPKTEAAALPLKDPDQSHTEETKLNQHSDGTKTSEMFQKPRKTLQYSPSLYKTRCTKVCSICLKTFDGNIKLHLSDPAVTCHPECLKCGVCDRALGDLLTPMFLHDQVVKCGTCFAAALSA is encoded by the exons ATCACTTGATTCTCCCGTGAGACCTCCCTTCCAAAAGCTGCAATTTGCTCCATCTGAAGG cAATTCATCTAATCAGGCAAATGGTGAAGTTATTCCTCCCCAAAAAGATGCTCAGCCTGAGGGGTCAACAGTGGAGACCACAGACGATGCAAA GCCCCAAGCACCCAGAGAAGAACTTATCCAAAATGGTGGGACACAACCTGAGAAGTCAGACGCCAACACAACTGTTGAAAACAATCAGGAACATGCTGCAGTTGACCCGGCCAATGTAGAACACAATGACGGGGCTGCTAAGGTCTCTGCAGAGGTTCATGTTGCAGAATGTGTCCAAAATGGTGACGCACAGCCAGGTTCTTCAACAAGTCCTGAGACTGTGTCTCCTGTGGAGCCAGCTGAGCAACCAGTTACCAACACAACTGCAGATGTTTCCGTGGAAGACCCTGTTGCAGAACCCTGTGCTGCAGCTGTCACAGAGGAGAATAAAGCAACCGCTGAAGTCCCTGTAGTGCCTGCAGTCGAACTGAAACCTCAAGAGGAGCCTTCAACCAAAACAGAATCAGTAGGCCTATATATAACACATTTGAAGGATACAGGAGTAGAATCTGTTCAACCTGCAGAGGTTAGCTGTGAGAAATGTCCTCCAGAGCAGGCTGGAGAAAAAATCGTTGAAGCTGTAGCTGAGGTTGTGGTGAAGTCATCGCCTGACACAGCTGATGTGGTTAGTGCAACACCAGGAAAAGAGCCTGCTCTCCAAAATGGTGTTGATGCAGTGGCTGAGGTTGCTGTGGCACCTGCAAACCCTGCTGTGGCACATGCATCAGGAGAAGAGGCTGCTCCCCAAGCCAGTGCTGAAGCTGTAGCTGAGGTTGTGCTAAAGTCATCATCTGACACGAGTGACGAAGTTAGTGCAACACCAGGAAAAGAAGCTGCTGCTCCTCTAAACAGTGGTGAAGCTGTAGCTGAGGTTGCCGTGGTGCCTGAGACCCCTGATGTGACACATACAGCAGGAGAAGAGGCTGATCCCGAAAATGGTGTTGAAGCTGTAACTGAGGTTTTGCTAAAGTCATCACCTGACACATGTACTGGAATTAATGCAACGCCAGGAGAAGAAGCTGCAGCTCCCCCAAACAGTGGTGAAGCTGTAGCTGAAGTTACTGTGGAGTCATCACCTGAGACCCCTGTAGGTGGTGCAGCAGGAGAAGAGCCTATGTATGAAGTTATTCTGGAACCCGTCCCTGAGTTTGCGGGAGAACCTGTGTCCGAATTACCCTCTCAATCTGCTACTGAAACTGCTACAGAGGGGACTTGTGAGAAAGGTCCTCCACAACAGACTGCTCAGGAAACTGTTGAAGCTGTGGGTGATGTTGCTGTGAAGTCATCACCTGAGACCCCTGCTGTAACTGGTGCAACAGAAGAAGAGGCTGCTCTCCAAGTCAGTGTGAACCCAGTCCCTGACTTGGTGGCAGATACTACCAAACCTGCTGCTGAAACTGCAGTCAAGTCTGTAGATTGTGAAGTTGAGCCTGCAGCTCCAGCAGAGCCAGTTTTTCAGACCAGAACCGAAGAGGTAGTTGAGTGTGAAGTCCAGCCTGTTGACAACACTGTTGTCGAGCAAAGTGTTGAGCCAACACCTGAGAGTGCAGCAGATCGTGTGGGGGTGTTGGATGCTGTTAAACCAGTAACAGATGCTGAAGCTGTTCCGGATAAATTCTCTGACAGACCCATCGAACTGTCCGAAGCATTAAATGGGGAACTACCAAAAACCGAAgctgctgctctgcctctgaaaGATCCAGATCAATCTCACACTGAAGAGACCAAGCTGAACCAACACTCTGATGGTACCAAGAC CTCTGAGATGTTTCAAAAGCCCAGGAAGACGCTGCAATACTCACCAAGTCTGTACAAGACCAG GTGTACCAAGGTGTGTTCAATCTGTCTCAAAACATTTGATGGGAATATCAAGCTCCACCTCAGTGACCCCGCGGTGACCTGTCACCCAGAATGCCTAAAG tgtggtgtGTGCGACAGGGCCCTGGGAGATTTGCTGACCCCCATGTTCTTGCATGACCAAGTGGTCAAATGTGGCACCTGCTTTGCAGCAGCTCTCAGTGCCTGA
- the plp1b gene encoding proteolipid protein 1b isoform X2 → MGCYDCCIRCIGAVPYPSLVATLLCYAGMALFCGCGHEALSQTEVLVETYFARNVQDFVVMASFIKYFQYVIYGLASFFFLYGILLLAEGFYTTSAVKQTFGEFRSTQCGRCLSLTFIIVTYILAFIWLAVFAFTAIPVFFLFNMEQTCHNINILAETTPSINQHGWICMDARQYGLLPWNAMPGKACGMTLASICKTSEFYVTYDLYIAAFAGAGVTLLALFLYLAATTYNYAVLRFLGRKGVR, encoded by the exons ATGG GTTGTTATGATTGCTGTATCCGGTGCATTGGGGCAGTGCCCTACCCATCCCTGGTGGCCACCCTGCTGTGCTATGCTGGCATGGCATTATTTTGTGGCTGTGGGCATGAAGCATTGTCCCAGACCGAAGTCCTCGTCGAGACTTACTTCGCCCGCAACGTTCAAGACTTTGTGGTCATGGCCTCCTT TATCAAATACTTCCAGTACGTGATCTATGGCCTGGCATCATTTTTCTTCCTCTATGGTATCCTGCTGCTGGCTGAGGGTTTCTACACCACGAGCGCTGTGAAGCAGACCTTTGGTGAATTCAGGAGCACCCAATGTGGCCGCTGCCTCAGCCTGACG TTCATCATAGTGACGTACATCTTGGCCTTCATCTGGCTGGCGGTGTTTGCCTTCACTGCTATCCCAGTCTTCTTCTTGTTCAACATGGAGCAGACCTGCCACAACATCAACATCCTGGCTGAAACAACCCCCAGCATTAATCAACACGGCTGGATTTGCATGGACGCCAGGCAGTATG GTCTGCTTCCTTGGAATGCAATGCCAGGCAAGGCTTGTGGAATGACCTTGGCATCTATTTGCAAAACCAGCGAA TTCTACGTCACCTACGACCTGTACATAGCTGCATTCGCTGGTGCAGGGGTCACTCTCTTAGCACTG TTTCTGTATCTGGCTGCGACCACCTACAACTATGCAGTCTTGCGGTTCCTGGGCAGGAAGGGGGTCCGCTAA
- the plp1b gene encoding proteolipid protein 1b isoform X1, with amino-acid sequence MFPVRQPWLCKALGCYDCCIRCIGAVPYPSLVATLLCYAGMALFCGCGHEALSQTEVLVETYFARNVQDFVVMASFIKYFQYVIYGLASFFFLYGILLLAEGFYTTSAVKQTFGEFRSTQCGRCLSLTFIIVTYILAFIWLAVFAFTAIPVFFLFNMEQTCHNINILAETTPSINQHGWICMDARQYGLLPWNAMPGKACGMTLASICKTSEFYVTYDLYIAAFAGAGVTLLALFLYLAATTYNYAVLRFLGRKGVR; translated from the exons ATGTTTCCGGTCAGGCAGCCTTGGCTTTGCAAAGCCTTAG GTTGTTATGATTGCTGTATCCGGTGCATTGGGGCAGTGCCCTACCCATCCCTGGTGGCCACCCTGCTGTGCTATGCTGGCATGGCATTATTTTGTGGCTGTGGGCATGAAGCATTGTCCCAGACCGAAGTCCTCGTCGAGACTTACTTCGCCCGCAACGTTCAAGACTTTGTGGTCATGGCCTCCTT TATCAAATACTTCCAGTACGTGATCTATGGCCTGGCATCATTTTTCTTCCTCTATGGTATCCTGCTGCTGGCTGAGGGTTTCTACACCACGAGCGCTGTGAAGCAGACCTTTGGTGAATTCAGGAGCACCCAATGTGGCCGCTGCCTCAGCCTGACG TTCATCATAGTGACGTACATCTTGGCCTTCATCTGGCTGGCGGTGTTTGCCTTCACTGCTATCCCAGTCTTCTTCTTGTTCAACATGGAGCAGACCTGCCACAACATCAACATCCTGGCTGAAACAACCCCCAGCATTAATCAACACGGCTGGATTTGCATGGACGCCAGGCAGTATG GTCTGCTTCCTTGGAATGCAATGCCAGGCAAGGCTTGTGGAATGACCTTGGCATCTATTTGCAAAACCAGCGAA TTCTACGTCACCTACGACCTGTACATAGCTGCATTCGCTGGTGCAGGGGTCACTCTCTTAGCACTG TTTCTGTATCTGGCTGCGACCACCTACAACTATGCAGTCTTGCGGTTCCTGGGCAGGAAGGGGGTCCGCTAA